A window of Bacteroidota bacterium contains these coding sequences:
- a CDS encoding mobile mystery protein A — MNNKFRKLQLETLDKQLAKVQTPARPANGWVRAIRDALCMSGRQLASRMGVSQQALSQLENKEVNDAVTLKLLRRAAEAMHCKVAYVLVPAEGSLQDIITAQAYQKATSLVTAVDHTMKLEAQGVGDVEEKTRQVAEELVLNLNTDLWD; from the coding sequence ATGAACAATAAGTTTAGAAAGCTTCAATTAGAAACGCTCGACAAACAACTGGCTAAAGTACAGACCCCGGCGCGGCCGGCCAATGGTTGGGTGCGGGCGATCAGAGATGCTTTGTGCATGAGTGGTCGCCAGCTCGCTAGCCGGATGGGTGTCAGCCAACAAGCTTTATCGCAACTGGAAAACAAAGAAGTGAACGACGCAGTCACTTTGAAGCTATTGCGTCGGGCAGCAGAGGCGATGCATTGCAAAGTGGCATATGTACTGGTACCGGCAGAAGGGAGTCTTCAGGATATTATCACCGCGCAGGCGTACCAAAAAGCAACATCGCTTGTTACCGCCGTCGATCACACCATGAAGCTTGAAGCACAAGGTGTTGGTGATGTAGAAGAGAAAACGCGCCAGGTGGCCGAAGAGTTGGTTTTGAATCTGAATACGGATTTATGGGATTAG
- a CDS encoding energy transducer TonB → MKNTFITGSFLRGYNSVFRYRQPENTSRTPSFSMEDLSKRFSERAARVHRKGAGYITGLQTGMAAGLVLLLVAFTVPFSPDSKFEVVQVEQELVTMEEIQQTKQQIQPPPPPRPIIPVMVPDDELIVDEDLELDAALELDEMLVDLGPPPAEEEEEEDTDEVFVVVESMPKMIGGMAKLSQAVKYPVIARKQGIEGNVIVKIVVDTDGKPGSPVILRSPSPLLEEAAVKAVMAQRFEPGKQRGRAVKVEVVIPVKFRLTAS, encoded by the coding sequence ATGAAAAATACATTTATAACAGGCTCATTTTTACGCGGATATAACTCCGTATTCAGATATAGACAACCCGAAAACACCAGCCGTACGCCTTCGTTTTCGATGGAAGATTTGTCCAAGCGATTTAGCGAACGTGCAGCGCGTGTGCACCGTAAAGGTGCCGGCTACATTACTGGGCTACAGACCGGTATGGCTGCTGGACTGGTGCTTTTGTTGGTGGCGTTCACCGTTCCTTTTTCGCCAGACAGCAAGTTTGAAGTCGTTCAGGTTGAGCAGGAACTGGTGACGATGGAAGAGATCCAGCAGACCAAGCAGCAGATTCAGCCTCCTCCGCCGCCTCGGCCTATCATCCCGGTTATGGTGCCAGATGATGAGTTGATCGTAGACGAGGACCTGGAGCTAGACGCAGCGCTGGAGTTGGATGAAATGCTGGTAGACCTTGGACCACCGCCCGCAGAAGAAGAGGAGGAAGAGGACACAGATGAAGTATTTGTGGTGGTGGAAAGCATGCCCAAAATGATTGGCGGTATGGCGAAGTTGTCGCAGGCTGTAAAATACCCCGTGATTGCAAGAAAGCAGGGTATCGAAGGCAACGTGATTGTCAAGATCGTAGTTGACACAGATGGAAAGCCGGGTAGTCCGGTAATCCTTCGTTCACCTAGCCCATTGCTCGAAGAAGCTGCCGTAAAAGCCGTGATGGCGCAGCGATTTGAGCCCGGCAAACAGCGGGGCCGTGCGGTGAAAGTAGAAGTTGTGATTCCGGTCAAGTTTCGGTTGACCGCTTCCTGA
- the recJ gene encoding single-stranded-DNA-specific exonuclease RecJ yields MEYRWILNPDPDPEQTNQLARVLNNLPEALARALVARGVASFDKARLFFRPDMSHLHDPFLMQDMDAAVARILRAAEENEQVLVYGDYDVDGTTSTALMTLFLRSLGIDVSYWIPDRIVDGYGLCNAGLDVARERGASLVIALDCGVTAVEEAAYAREIGLDLIICDHHKPAETLPDAVAVLDPKRDTCPYPFKELSGCGIGFKVIQAVLEKMQKPASDAYDYLDLVAISTASDIVPLEGENRVLMVEGLNRIREAPRVGIKALAALTRQDLAHCTTSQIVFSIGPRINAAGRLGDAERAVTLMVAEDAAESRQLALELEQANTKRRDLDKETKRAAIVKAERQLSGSLQHGIVVHDADWHPGVIGIVASRLVEQFYRPAIVLSTVNGVVKGSARSIHGISVYNAIKQCSDLLTTFGGHDYAAGLAMPEENVTAFREKFNAAVGEMITPELLKPVIKVDAPVDLNDVGDRFWAVLRQFAPFGPANSKPVFLAKDLELAKPPRRMGKDGTHLKFWVRQKSGGINTMEVVGFGMHTHLDTLQESENAGIPIELLFSVEENTWNGRTSLQLKARDLRLQKLTTA; encoded by the coding sequence ATGGAATATCGCTGGATCTTAAACCCGGACCCCGATCCAGAGCAAACCAATCAACTGGCCCGTGTACTCAACAATTTGCCCGAAGCACTTGCCCGTGCATTGGTTGCCCGTGGTGTAGCTTCATTTGATAAAGCACGTCTTTTTTTTCGGCCCGACATGTCCCACCTGCATGACCCCTTTTTGATGCAGGATATGGATGCCGCGGTTGCGCGTATCCTTCGCGCCGCTGAAGAAAATGAGCAAGTGCTTGTTTATGGTGATTACGATGTAGATGGCACCACGTCGACGGCGTTGATGACCCTGTTTCTGCGTTCACTGGGCATTGATGTCTCCTATTGGATTCCTGACCGTATTGTGGATGGCTATGGCTTATGCAACGCCGGCCTGGATGTGGCGCGTGAGCGGGGTGCATCGCTTGTTATTGCACTCGATTGCGGGGTAACGGCTGTTGAAGAGGCTGCCTATGCCCGGGAAATTGGGCTGGACCTGATCATTTGTGACCACCATAAACCAGCTGAAACCCTGCCGGATGCGGTGGCTGTGCTGGATCCCAAGCGTGATACCTGTCCCTATCCGTTCAAAGAATTGTCGGGTTGTGGTATTGGCTTTAAAGTAATCCAGGCTGTTCTGGAAAAAATGCAAAAACCTGCATCCGATGCCTATGATTACCTTGACCTGGTAGCCATTTCGACTGCCAGTGATATTGTACCCCTGGAAGGCGAAAACCGGGTGCTGATGGTCGAAGGGCTGAATCGTATCCGGGAAGCGCCGCGGGTGGGTATCAAAGCACTTGCTGCACTGACAAGACAAGATTTGGCACATTGTACTACCAGTCAGATTGTCTTTAGTATTGGCCCGCGAATAAATGCGGCCGGCCGTCTCGGTGACGCTGAGCGCGCGGTTACGCTCATGGTTGCTGAAGATGCCGCGGAGTCAAGGCAACTGGCCCTTGAATTGGAGCAGGCCAACACAAAGCGAAGGGACCTCGACAAAGAGACCAAGCGCGCTGCCATCGTCAAGGCAGAACGGCAACTCAGTGGTTCGTTGCAACACGGCATTGTGGTACATGATGCAGACTGGCATCCGGGTGTGATCGGGATTGTTGCAAGCCGGTTGGTCGAGCAGTTTTATCGGCCGGCAATTGTGCTGTCAACCGTCAACGGCGTTGTGAAAGGATCCGCCCGATCCATACACGGCATTTCGGTTTATAATGCCATTAAGCAGTGCAGCGATCTGCTAACAACATTTGGCGGGCACGATTACGCAGCCGGCCTTGCCATGCCTGAAGAAAATGTCACTGCGTTTCGGGAAAAGTTCAATGCCGCTGTAGGTGAAATGATAACACCCGAGTTGCTGAAACCCGTCATAAAAGTGGACGCTCCGGTTGATCTGAATGACGTTGGTGATCGGTTCTGGGCCGTATTGCGCCAATTTGCGCCGTTCGGGCCGGCAAACAGCAAGCCGGTTTTCCTTGCAAAAGACCTCGAACTTGCAAAACCGCCGCGTCGCATGGGTAAAGATGGAACACACCTCAAGTTTTGGGTGCGCCAAAAATCCGGCGGTATCAACACAATGGAAGTGGTTGGGTTTGGGATGCATACCCACCTCGATACCCTCCAGGAAAGTGAAAATGCCGGTATTCCTATCGAGTTGCTGTTCTCTGTTGAAGAAAACACGTGGAATGGGCGTACGAGCTTGCAGTTAAAGGCACGAGATTTGCGTCTCCAAAAACTTACAACTGCTTAA
- a CDS encoding FG-GAP-like repeat-containing protein produces MATAIAVLSLLPPAKMHAQETFLRHDIDIGFAGAHALQSHDLDNDGDLDIIGAGLTVDAISWWENDPINGLTWTPHTVSDTFNGARFVDAADLDGDGDLDLFGAAASDDLVSWWENTSGDASAWTQHPVDIDFDFAMHLHAADLDADGDLDLMGAALKGDAIHWWENTDGDGSVWTEHIIDEAFDGARHVCSVDLDGDGDLDLLGSAYIADDVKWWENTAGDATTWELHTVDEDFDGVNVVMPVDIDGDNDVDLLGAADVADDIVVWFNEEGDGLTWERVSIAENFDGAFSIMPADMDGDGDTDVLGAATEANQMVWWENKNGLGNSWDDHIIDEEFDSPMVINVADLDADGDLDVIGGSFGGEIVWWETDPPALPVELVSFDAVVNRGEVVLRWETASELNNAGFELQHKPGPRGQQAEAQWGIMGFVKGAGTDNTRRKYQRVLSDLQPGNHRFRLKQIDFDGAFDYSPVVEVVLAASGKQTMSSLYPNPFNPAAKFYLTLASQQEVNIEVYNALGQRVTQLFRGVLEANQVHTFDFEASGLPGGLYLINATGQNFSTTQRAMYLK; encoded by the coding sequence ATGGCAACTGCCATCGCTGTACTCAGCCTGCTTCCGCCGGCCAAAATGCACGCGCAAGAGACCTTCTTGCGACACGACATCGACATCGGGTTTGCCGGGGCGCACGCCTTGCAGTCTCATGACCTCGATAACGACGGCGACCTCGATATCATCGGCGCCGGCCTGACGGTCGACGCCATTTCCTGGTGGGAAAACGACCCGATCAACGGGCTCACCTGGACGCCGCATACCGTCTCTGATACCTTCAACGGCGCCCGCTTTGTAGATGCGGCCGACCTGGATGGTGACGGCGATCTCGACCTCTTTGGCGCTGCCGCCAGCGATGACCTTGTCAGCTGGTGGGAGAATACCTCCGGCGATGCCAGCGCATGGACGCAGCATCCGGTCGACATTGACTTCGATTTTGCCATGCATCTCCATGCGGCCGACCTGGATGCTGACGGCGACCTGGATCTCATGGGCGCCGCACTCAAAGGTGATGCAATTCACTGGTGGGAAAATACTGATGGCGATGGATCTGTATGGACTGAACATATCATCGACGAGGCATTTGATGGCGCCCGACACGTTTGTTCTGTTGATCTGGACGGCGATGGCGACCTCGACCTGCTCGGCTCAGCTTACATTGCTGATGACGTGAAGTGGTGGGAGAACACAGCCGGCGACGCAACCACCTGGGAATTACATACGGTAGACGAAGACTTTGATGGCGTAAATGTCGTTATGCCTGTTGATATCGACGGTGACAATGACGTGGACCTGTTGGGGGCTGCGGATGTTGCTGACGACATTGTGGTCTGGTTTAATGAAGAAGGGGATGGCTTGACCTGGGAGCGGGTCTCTATTGCTGAAAACTTTGATGGCGCCTTCTCCATTATGCCGGCTGATATGGATGGGGATGGAGATACAGACGTACTCGGTGCGGCCACAGAAGCCAATCAGATGGTCTGGTGGGAAAATAAAAACGGGTTGGGTAATTCCTGGGACGATCATATCATCGATGAAGAATTTGATTCACCCATGGTTATCAATGTTGCTGACCTCGACGCTGACGGTGACCTCGACGTGATCGGCGGCAGCTTCGGCGGTGAAATTGTCTGGTGGGAAACAGACCCGCCAGCACTCCCTGTTGAGCTGGTTTCTTTTGATGCCGTTGTTAATCGCGGCGAAGTGGTACTGCGCTGGGAAACAGCCTCCGAGCTAAACAACGCCGGCTTCGAGTTGCAGCACAAACCCGGGCCTCGCGGGCAACAGGCAGAAGCGCAATGGGGTATTATGGGTTTCGTGAAAGGTGCCGGCACAGACAATACGCGGCGTAAATACCAGCGCGTTTTGTCGGACTTACAACCGGGAAACCATCGGTTTCGGTTGAAGCAAATCGACTTTGACGGTGCGTTCGACTACAGTCCGGTTGTTGAAGTGGTCCTTGCGGCATCTGGCAAACAAACGATGTCTTCGCTTTATCCCAATCCCTTCAATCCGGCAGCAAAATTCTACCTGACGCTGGCGAGCCAGCAAGAGGTAAACATAGAGGTCTACAATGCGCTCGGGCAACGGGTGACACAGCTCTTTCGAGGCGTATTGGAGGCAAATCAGGTACACACGTTCGACTTTGAAGCTTCCGGTTTGCCGGGCGGACTCTACCTGATCAATGCAACCGGGCAGAACTTCTCAACAACCCAGCGTGCGATGTATTTGAAGTGA
- the clpB gene encoding ATP-dependent chaperone ClpB, whose product MNLQKFTVKAQEAVRKATEIAASKNHQGVESVHVLKAFLSDSSGIVVTMLQKLGVKSSFLDTKLDQLMGKLPVVTGASVSGQYVGQGLKKVFDRALAEAELLKDEYVASEHLLMAFAEDKSELGKFLREQGVTKDNILAILKDIRGGQRASDPHAEERYDALKRYTRDLNALARKGKIDPVIGRDEEIRRVLQILSRRTKNNPVLIGEPGVGKTAIAEGLAIRIVSGDVPENLKSKRILALDIGALIAGAKYRGEFEDRLKAVVKEVTDSDGELVLFIDEIHTLVGAGAAEGAVDAANILKPALARGELRAIGATTLDEYRKYLEKDKALERRFQTVVVDEPSVEDTISILRGIKDKYEVHHGVRIMDGALVAAAELSQRYITDRFLPDKAIDLIDESAAKLRIEIDSMPEELDALERQIRQLDIEREAVKRDGDKGKLTLIAEQRANLDEDRKELQARWQNEKELIQQIQQAKEEIEHLRVEAENLERQGNYGKVAEIRYGQIPQLEQGVESAKGKLDDIQQMGALLKEEIDAEDIAAIVSRWTGVPVSRMLESEREKLLKMEDELGRRVIGQRDALEAVSHAVRRGRAGLQEASRPIGSFIFLGSTGVGKTELGKALAEFLFNDEQAMVRIDMSEFQERHAVSRLIGAPPGYVGHDEGGQLTEAVRRRPYAVILLDEIEKAHPEVFNILLQVLDDGRLTDNKGRTADFKNTIIIMTSNLGSELIQERMDAMNGLLSDEAEQKLNDDLMGMLKKKLRPEFLNRIDEVVMFKPLGRSEIRSIVEVQFMRVSRIAQKSHNITLELTDPAKDWIANKGFDPVFGARPLKRVIQREVENKLAEQVLSNWIQDGDTVQIDLSEDGTGLTFEQIKQQKLVEA is encoded by the coding sequence ATGAATCTCCAAAAATTTACTGTCAAAGCGCAAGAAGCTGTTCGTAAAGCTACGGAGATTGCGGCTTCGAAAAATCATCAGGGGGTCGAATCTGTTCACGTATTGAAAGCATTCCTGAGCGATTCTTCCGGGATTGTTGTGACGATGCTACAGAAGCTTGGTGTCAAGAGTAGTTTCCTCGATACGAAGCTCGACCAGTTAATGGGCAAGCTGCCGGTTGTGACCGGGGCAAGCGTTTCCGGGCAGTATGTTGGCCAGGGATTGAAAAAAGTATTTGACAGGGCGCTCGCTGAAGCAGAGTTGTTAAAAGACGAATATGTAGCGAGTGAACACCTGCTTATGGCGTTTGCCGAGGACAAGTCCGAGTTGGGCAAATTCCTCCGCGAGCAGGGCGTGACGAAAGACAACATTCTTGCCATATTGAAGGACATTCGTGGTGGGCAGCGGGCGAGTGATCCGCATGCTGAAGAACGGTATGACGCACTCAAACGGTATACCCGCGACCTGAATGCGCTGGCAAGGAAAGGGAAAATTGATCCGGTTATTGGACGCGACGAGGAGATCCGTCGTGTGTTGCAGATTTTGTCTCGCCGAACCAAAAACAACCCGGTGTTAATCGGTGAGCCAGGTGTAGGCAAGACCGCCATTGCAGAGGGACTCGCTATCCGCATTGTATCCGGGGATGTGCCGGAGAATCTTAAATCCAAACGTATTCTTGCGCTCGATATCGGTGCGTTGATTGCCGGCGCAAAGTACAGGGGAGAGTTTGAGGACCGCCTGAAGGCTGTTGTCAAAGAGGTAACGGATTCAGATGGTGAGCTTGTCTTGTTTATCGATGAGATTCATACGCTGGTAGGTGCCGGCGCGGCAGAAGGAGCGGTTGATGCAGCCAATATTCTCAAGCCGGCGCTTGCCCGCGGAGAGCTGCGTGCCATCGGTGCAACAACCCTTGATGAGTATCGCAAATATCTCGAAAAAGACAAAGCCCTCGAAAGACGGTTTCAGACCGTCGTTGTAGATGAGCCGTCTGTGGAAGATACCATTTCCATTCTGCGCGGGATCAAGGACAAATACGAGGTCCATCATGGTGTACGCATTATGGACGGAGCCCTTGTAGCAGCAGCTGAACTAAGTCAGCGCTATATCACAGACCGCTTTCTACCCGACAAAGCCATTGACCTTATTGATGAATCAGCGGCCAAGCTGCGCATCGAAATTGACTCGATGCCAGAGGAGCTTGATGCGCTGGAGCGTCAGATCCGCCAGCTTGATATTGAGCGCGAAGCAGTAAAACGTGATGGCGATAAAGGAAAACTCACGCTGATTGCTGAGCAGCGGGCAAACCTCGATGAAGACCGGAAAGAACTGCAGGCACGCTGGCAGAATGAAAAAGAACTCATTCAGCAAATTCAGCAGGCCAAAGAAGAAATTGAACACCTGCGTGTAGAAGCAGAGAACCTGGAACGCCAGGGGAATTACGGCAAAGTGGCTGAAATTCGCTACGGGCAGATTCCCCAGCTTGAGCAGGGTGTTGAATCTGCAAAAGGCAAGCTCGACGATATCCAACAGATGGGAGCTTTGCTGAAAGAAGAAATTGATGCAGAGGACATTGCCGCCATTGTGTCGAGATGGACTGGCGTGCCTGTTTCCCGAATGCTTGAAAGTGAAAGGGAGAAGCTGCTTAAAATGGAAGATGAGCTTGGCCGGCGCGTTATCGGTCAGCGGGATGCGTTGGAAGCTGTTTCTCACGCCGTGCGCCGGGGCCGTGCCGGATTGCAGGAAGCATCCCGGCCCATTGGCTCCTTTATTTTCCTCGGTAGCACCGGTGTTGGTAAAACCGAATTGGGCAAAGCCCTCGCAGAATTCCTGTTTAATGATGAGCAGGCGATGGTACGCATCGACATGAGTGAGTTCCAGGAACGCCATGCCGTAAGCCGGCTGATTGGTGCGCCTCCAGGATATGTGGGCCACGACGAAGGCGGACAGCTTACCGAAGCAGTGCGCCGCCGGCCGTATGCTGTGATCCTGCTCGATGAAATTGAAAAGGCACATCCGGAAGTATTTAATATCCTCTTGCAGGTACTCGATGATGGCCGGCTCACCGACAACAAGGGCCGAACCGCTGATTTCAAGAATACCATCATCATCATGACCAGTAACCTGGGCTCTGAGTTAATTCAGGAAAGGATGGACGCCATGAACGGTCTGCTCTCTGATGAAGCTGAACAGAAACTCAATGATGACCTTATGGGCATGCTCAAGAAAAAGCTGCGCCCCGAGTTTCTGAATCGTATCGATGAAGTGGTCATGTTCAAGCCGCTGGGCCGGAGCGAAATTCGCAGTATCGTGGAAGTGCAGTTTATGCGTGTTTCCAGAATTGCCCAGAAAAGCCACAATATCACGCTAGAGTTGACGGATCCGGCAAAAGACTGGATAGCGAACAAAGGGTTCGATCCCGTGTTTGGTGCACGTCCGCTGAAGCGCGTTATCCAGCGTGAAGTTGAGAACAAACTGGCAGAACAGGTGCTATCAAACTGGATTCAGGATGGAGATACGGTGCAGATTGATCTCAGTGAAGATGGCACAGGCCTGACATTTGAGCAAATCAAGCAGCAAAAACTGGTTGAAGCATAG
- the smc gene encoding chromosome segregation protein SMC yields MYLSKLALHGFKSFAQQTSLNFDPGVTAVVGPNGCGKSNIVDAVRWVTGEQRARVLRSDKMDSVIFNGTAKRKALGMSEVTLTIQNTKGILPTEYTEVTIGRRLYRSGESEYLLNGTQCRLKDILNLFMDTGMGPGAYSVIELKMIDEILSENTADRRRLFEEAAGITKYKLRRTQALRKLDNTQANLTRIRDLTEEIGKRVVSLKRQAEKAARAKELNTRLHTLEMALAQCELNHLQAIEKNLNDEAKSLKDQLEVHTAQQGKEEAEIESLRVDLVGYEKELRAKQLVLNEHLEQVRTLETEKRLTLERYESANRSIERSMQEQQEAVVRIEQLKSHLSTLEKELEAATPLLDKARKVADHAKAESEKMSGLSKEAWENLQSIRADEERVEKERGERRRTMDRLANRLELIQSESEKSQQLVAGFDSRIAETALRMKDAGANLESARVTVGKARAAMENAETERETLRQKWEKSSEALRQIERQHDAIAAEVSLLESLISSYEDVSEAFHYLAESDGWTPGPMETVADILGCEPEYQLALDAALGVYGTCIVVQTEAEARSAVSLLRTEDKGQTEIIVLDRLRPPTRYAEFIEEAADRGASPLLDKIRVSKAGYQKLADALLHNSFLVKSLEHGQDLIDTLDEMANMLYGSSVPMRYVAPTGEWLDARGILRGGSKKQNDFNQTGRLQRREQYETAIQNLRKLEAALQQKQETTAQLKQALGNVPFDDIKRTLAEAERLFSAAESENMRVSHEHNAIEQRHVEAMQRITEHKDLITTIHADISQLQAPVEASEELLKDLRNSRIAAEEAFRAAEADNTRALNQFNEASIAVLQAKNHFENLTRDLDRNKLDTATLAGQRETREQHIQTLKKSISAHEATRADLEKQIYDLYADRPGFEEAVDKAEQARQEAISRVSELEAKLRTIRQTREKGMRAENERAVQLAEVQTRISELLRNVEENFEIALLENPVEVPEAFDERESKREVKELRRKVRTLGSINELALESYEEEKERFEFMSTQQKDLEDAEQSLLDTITEINTTAAERFDKTFQEVRTNFARLFSTLFGKDDTADLLLSNPEDPLESPIEIIAKPKGKRPSAITQLSGGEKTLTSTALLFAIYLVKPSPFCILDEVDAPLDEANVERFMQLIREFSNNTQFIMVTHNRRTMELADRLYGVTMQEEGVSKLLGVKFDEAADLVS; encoded by the coding sequence ATGTATCTGAGTAAACTCGCACTGCACGGTTTTAAAAGCTTCGCCCAGCAAACCTCCCTCAATTTTGATCCAGGGGTGACGGCTGTTGTGGGGCCGAACGGGTGTGGCAAATCAAATATTGTGGATGCCGTCCGTTGGGTAACCGGTGAGCAGCGCGCGCGCGTGTTGCGGTCCGACAAAATGGATAGCGTGATTTTCAACGGCACGGCGAAGCGGAAGGCGCTGGGGATGTCTGAGGTTACCCTCACCATCCAGAATACAAAAGGTATCCTGCCCACGGAGTATACTGAAGTAACGATTGGCCGCCGGCTGTACCGATCAGGGGAGTCTGAATATCTGCTCAATGGTACCCAGTGCCGGCTCAAGGATATCCTGAATCTGTTTATGGATACCGGGATGGGCCCGGGCGCCTATTCTGTCATCGAGCTAAAGATGATCGATGAGATCTTGTCGGAAAACACGGCAGATCGTCGCCGGCTTTTTGAAGAGGCAGCCGGCATTACCAAATACAAACTGCGCCGCACGCAAGCCCTGAGGAAACTGGACAATACCCAGGCCAACCTGACCCGAATCCGCGACCTTACAGAAGAAATTGGGAAACGTGTTGTTTCGCTCAAGCGCCAGGCTGAGAAAGCTGCCCGGGCGAAAGAGCTGAATACACGGTTGCATACGCTCGAAATGGCCCTTGCCCAGTGTGAGCTTAATCACCTTCAGGCAATCGAAAAAAACCTGAATGATGAAGCCAAGTCGTTGAAGGACCAACTGGAGGTCCATACGGCACAGCAGGGCAAAGAGGAGGCTGAAATTGAATCGCTGCGTGTTGACCTGGTTGGGTATGAGAAAGAACTGCGCGCAAAACAACTGGTGCTGAACGAGCATCTGGAGCAGGTGCGTACGCTTGAGACGGAAAAGCGGCTTACCCTTGAGCGATATGAATCTGCCAACCGGAGCATTGAGCGCTCAATGCAGGAGCAGCAGGAAGCGGTTGTGCGTATTGAGCAATTGAAGTCGCACCTCTCTACGCTTGAAAAAGAGCTTGAAGCGGCCACACCGTTGCTGGATAAAGCCCGTAAAGTAGCGGATCATGCAAAAGCAGAGAGCGAGAAAATGAGCGGGCTTTCGAAAGAAGCCTGGGAGAACTTGCAAAGCATTCGTGCAGATGAGGAGCGTGTAGAGAAAGAACGCGGCGAACGCCGGCGTACAATGGACCGCCTGGCAAACCGGCTTGAGTTGATCCAATCAGAATCTGAAAAGTCGCAACAGTTGGTTGCCGGCTTTGATTCACGCATCGCTGAAACGGCGCTGCGCATGAAAGATGCCGGCGCAAACCTCGAAAGCGCCCGCGTCACCGTAGGCAAAGCGCGCGCGGCGATGGAGAATGCAGAGACCGAGCGCGAAACGCTGCGGCAGAAGTGGGAGAAATCCTCTGAAGCCCTGCGGCAAATTGAGCGTCAGCATGATGCCATTGCGGCGGAAGTATCGCTGTTGGAAAGCCTCATCAGCTCTTATGAAGACGTATCGGAAGCTTTCCATTACCTGGCTGAAAGTGATGGCTGGACGCCTGGCCCAATGGAAACCGTTGCGGACATTTTGGGGTGTGAGCCAGAATACCAGCTTGCGCTCGACGCTGCACTTGGCGTATATGGCACATGTATAGTTGTTCAGACCGAAGCAGAAGCACGCAGTGCTGTTTCTTTGCTGCGAACCGAGGACAAAGGTCAAACTGAGATCATTGTTCTCGACCGATTGCGTCCGCCAACGCGTTATGCAGAATTTATCGAAGAAGCTGCTGACCGGGGAGCTTCTCCGTTACTCGACAAAATTCGTGTGAGCAAAGCCGGCTACCAGAAGCTTGCTGATGCATTGCTGCACAACAGTTTCCTGGTGAAGTCCCTTGAGCACGGGCAGGACCTTATCGACACGCTCGATGAAATGGCCAACATGCTGTACGGCTCCAGTGTACCGATGCGCTATGTCGCACCAACAGGTGAGTGGCTCGATGCGCGGGGTATTTTGCGTGGTGGAAGCAAGAAGCAGAATGACTTCAACCAAACTGGCCGGCTCCAACGCCGCGAGCAGTACGAGACAGCTATCCAGAACCTGCGCAAACTCGAAGCTGCCTTGCAGCAGAAGCAAGAGACCACCGCGCAGCTAAAACAAGCGCTCGGCAACGTACCGTTTGATGACATAAAGCGGACCCTGGCTGAAGCTGAGCGCCTCTTTTCTGCTGCTGAAAGCGAAAACATGCGCGTATCTCACGAGCACAATGCTATCGAGCAACGGCACGTGGAAGCGATGCAGCGGATTACAGAGCACAAAGACCTGATTACAACGATTCACGCAGACATCTCCCAGCTTCAGGCGCCTGTCGAAGCCTCAGAAGAGCTGCTGAAAGATTTGCGCAATTCGCGCATTGCAGCTGAGGAAGCGTTCCGTGCAGCAGAAGCGGACAATACCCGTGCGCTCAACCAGTTTAATGAAGCAAGCATTGCGGTGCTGCAGGCGAAAAACCATTTTGAAAACCTGACCCGCGATCTTGATCGTAATAAGTTGGACACAGCAACGCTGGCCGGCCAACGCGAAACGCGGGAACAGCATATCCAGACGCTCAAGAAGAGCATTTCTGCGCACGAAGCTACGCGTGCTGATCTCGAAAAACAGATCTATGACCTGTATGCAGATCGGCCGGGATTTGAAGAGGCCGTAGACAAAGCTGAGCAGGCACGGCAGGAAGCCATCTCACGTGTTTCCGAATTGGAAGCAAAACTGAGAACCATCCGGCAGACGCGGGAAAAAGGTATGCGGGCTGAAAATGAACGCGCCGTTCAACTGGCTGAAGTCCAGACGCGTATTTCTGAGTTGCTCCGGAACGTCGAAGAAAACTTTGAGATTGCGCTGCTCGAGAATCCTGTAGAAGTGCCTGAAGCCTTTGATGAGCGGGAGTCCAAGCGGGAAGTGAAAGAGCTTCGCCGCAAAGTACGTACCCTCGGCTCAATCAACGAACTGGCACTCGAAAGCTACGAAGAGGAGAAAGAGCGCTTTGAGTTCATGAGCACCCAGCAGAAAGACCTCGAAGACGCTGAGCAAAGCCTGCTGGATACGATTACCGAAATTAATACAACTGCCGCTGAACGGTTCGATAAAACCTTCCAGGAAGTACGCACCAACTTTGCGCGGCTATTCTCGACGCTGTTTGGTAAAGATGATACAGCCGACTTGCTGCTTTCCAATCCGGAAGATCCGCTCGAGTCTCCCATCGAAATCATTGCCAAACCCAAAGGCAAACGCCCAAGCGCCATCACCCAGTTGTCGGGTGGAGAAAAAACGCTGACATCAACGGCTTTGCTGTTTGCAATTTACCTCGTTAAACCAAGCCCTTTCTGTATCTTGGATGAGGTAGACGCACCGCTCGATGAAGCCAATGTTGAGCGGTTCATGCAACTGATCCGCGAGTTCTCCAACAATACGCAGTTTATTATGGTTACCCACAACCGCCGGACCATGGAGCTGGCGGACCGCCTTTACGGCGTAACCATGCAAGAAGAAGGCGTTTCGAAGCTCCTCGGCGTTAAGTTCGACGAAGCAGCTGATCTGGTATCGTAA